The Rubricoccus marinus nucleotide sequence TCCCGGCCCAGCACCCACGGGCTCATGAGCACGACGGTGCCTCTGGCGAGCGGGACGCCCGCGAGCGTCGTGTCGCGCACGGCCTCGCGCGAGGCCACCCACGCGGGAGGGCGGTGGCGCATGGACTCGGCGAACACGCGCCGCGCGGTTTCTCCTCCGCCAGTGGTGTCATCGGCGCCAGAGGCGATCCGTTCCTGCCACTCGGGATGCCGCGCGAGGTCATCGAGCGCGAAGGCCAACCCGGCGCCGGTCGTCTCGTGGCCCGCCGCCAGGAGTTGGAGTGCCTGGCCGCGCGTGGCCTCTGGCGACAGCCCACCCTCGCGCTCCCACGCGAGCAAGTGGCCGAGCACGTCGCCGCGTTCGTCTCGCCTCTGGCGTCGCGCGTGGAGGATCGCGTCGGTCGTGCGCCAGAGGCGGGCGCGGGCGCGGAGAAGGCGCCGCGTGCCGGGTGTCGGCAAGCGGTTCAGGATGTCGGCGAGCGGGTTGAACGTGCGGCCGAACAGAGGCAACGCGGCGTCCAGAGCACCTAAGATGGCATTGCGTTCACCAGAGGCGAGGCTGTACCCGAACAGCACGTCGGCGGCGATGTGGAGCGAGAGGCGCCGCATCTCCCACTCCGCATCGACGCGGCCTCTGGCGATCCACTCCTCCGCCAGCGCGTTGGCGCGAGAGGCGATGCGCGCGCCGAGAGCGTCGAGCCTCTGGCGTGAGAAGGCGGGCGCGAGGCGGCGGCGGGCCTCGCGGTGCGCCTCTCCGCTGTCGGTGAGGAGGCCGTCGCCGAGCAAGAACTCGGTCATGACCAGCGCGCGGCCTCGCACCAGATCGGTCTCGCGCTCCACCAGCAGTTCCCGCGCGGCCTCTGGCGACCCGACGGCGGCCACCCATCGCGGCCCCGCCCGTAGCCGCGCGACGTGCGCGCCAGAGGCCGTCAGCCGGTCCAGCAGCGCCAGAGGATCGCGGCGGAACGCGAGGAGGAGTTCGCCGGGGTAGCGGCCTCGGAGCGTGAAGAGGTCCGGGCGCTCGATCACGCGGTCGTCCGTCATGGGCTCTGGCGAAAAACGCGGCGCGGCGGCACGTCCCATCGCGGGAACAGCGCGGGCGCGGCGCGCGCCAGAAGCCGTTGCGCCCACGGCGTGCGCGCTTTGAGGAACAGCCAGCGGTCGGTCGGCACGCCGCCGAGGCGGGTCTTGAGCGCGTAGCTCGTCTGCCCGAGTTCGACCGCCGAGTAGCCTCTGGCGAGCGCGTCTTCGATGACCGAGACCACGAGCGCGGGGTACGCGCCGAGCGGTTCGGCCCGGCCGTAGTCGATGCCCGCAAGAAGAAAAACGGCCGTATCGGATCCGTAGAGCGTGAGCGCCATCGCCAGAGGCCCGGCGTCGTCTTCGAGGACGAGCACGGCGGAGTCGCCTGCGTATCGCTCGGCCAGGGCGTGGAAAAAGCCCGCGCCGAACCGCTCCAGCTGGTACGGCGCTCGGTCCATCACACGCGCATAGAGGCGGTAGAATGCCTCGGCCTCTGGCGCCCAGTTCTCTATGCGGCGGAGCCGCAGCCTCTGTCGCGCGACGAGATCGGCATCGAGTTGGCGACGGTAGCCGG carries:
- a CDS encoding cytochrome P450 encodes the protein MTDDRVIERPDLFTLRGRYPGELLLAFRRDPLALLDRLTASGAHVARLRAGPRWVAAVGSPEAARELLVERETDLVRGRALVMTEFLLGDGLLTDSGEAHREARRRLAPAFSRQRLDALGARIASRANALAEEWIARGRVDAEWEMRRLSLHIAADVLFGYSLASGERNAILGALDAALPLFGRTFNPLADILNRLPTPGTRRLLRARARLWRTTDAILHARRQRRDERGDVLGHLLAWEREGGLSPEATRGQALQLLAAGHETTGAGLAFALDDLARHPEWQERIASGADDTTGGGETARRVFAESMRHRPPAWVASREAVRDTTLAGVPLARGTVVLMSPWVLGREPRLWRDPARFDPDRFALEATAERHRFAYLPFSAGRHGCLAERLAWMEGEQVLSALMARIRLAPVSPFPGLAARTTLRPSGPVWLDVRTT